From Streptomyces chrestomyceticus JCM 4735, one genomic window encodes:
- the def gene encoding peptide deformylase: MRSRSIPGSSGHPRPLRLLGDPALAAACRDVTDFDAGLAALVEDMFATMYAAQGVGLAANQVGVPLRVFVYDCPDDDDRRHLGHLVNPRLVEADGVLVRGPEGCLSVPGIEAGTPRYDHAVVEGFSVTGEPRTVSGTGFFARCLQHECDHLEGGLYLDRLTGLRRRRALRAASRAPWAGREQPTGS; the protein is encoded by the coding sequence ATGCGTTCCCGCTCGATCCCCGGCAGCTCCGGCCACCCGCGTCCCCTGCGCCTGCTCGGCGACCCGGCCCTGGCCGCGGCCTGCCGGGACGTCACCGACTTCGACGCCGGGCTCGCCGCGCTCGTCGAGGACATGTTCGCGACGATGTACGCGGCCCAGGGCGTCGGGCTGGCGGCCAACCAGGTCGGCGTCCCGCTGCGGGTGTTCGTCTACGACTGCCCGGACGACGACGACCGGCGCCACCTCGGACACCTCGTCAACCCGCGCCTGGTGGAGGCCGACGGCGTCCTGGTGCGCGGCCCCGAGGGCTGTCTGTCGGTGCCCGGCATCGAGGCCGGCACGCCGCGGTACGACCACGCGGTGGTGGAGGGGTTCAGCGTGACGGGCGAGCCGCGCACCGTGTCCGGCACCGGCTTCTTCGCCCGCTGCCTCCAGCACGAGTGCGACCACCTGGAGGGCGGCCTCTACCTCGACCGTCTCACCGGCCTGCGCCGCCGCCGGGCCCTGCGGGCCGCGTCCCGCGCACCGTGGGCGGGACGGGAGCAGCCGACGGGCTCCTGA
- a CDS encoding acyl-CoA dehydrogenase family protein, translating to MAEFTMELSDEQKEVRDWIHGFAADVMRPAAAEWDEREETPWPVIQEAAKIGLYSLDFYAQQFFDPTGLGIPMAMEELFWGDAGIGLSIVGTGLAAVGVLANGTEEQIGTWIPQMYGDAADVKVAAFCSSEPDAGSDVSAMRTRAVYDEAKDEWVLNGTKTWATNGGIANVHVVVAVVDPDLGPKGHASFIVPPQTPGLSQGQKFKKHGIRASHTAEVVLEDVRVPGHCLLGGKEKLDERLARARERAKNPGGERVKNAAMATFEASRPAVGAQAVGIARAAYEVALDYAKERVQFGRPIIDNQGVAFQLADMRTQIDAARLLVWRASWMATAGKPFTSAEGSMSKLFAGETAKKVTAQAMQILGGNGYTREYPVERMHRDSSIYTIFEGTSEIQRLVIARTVAGVPIR from the coding sequence ATGGCCGAGTTCACCATGGAGCTGAGCGACGAGCAGAAGGAGGTCAGGGACTGGATCCACGGCTTCGCCGCCGACGTGATGCGCCCCGCGGCCGCCGAGTGGGACGAGCGCGAGGAGACCCCCTGGCCGGTGATCCAGGAAGCCGCCAAGATCGGCCTGTACTCGCTCGACTTCTACGCCCAGCAGTTCTTCGACCCGACCGGCCTCGGCATCCCCATGGCCATGGAGGAACTGTTCTGGGGCGACGCCGGCATCGGCCTGTCCATCGTCGGCACCGGCCTGGCCGCCGTCGGCGTCCTGGCCAACGGCACCGAGGAGCAGATCGGCACCTGGATACCGCAGATGTACGGCGACGCCGCCGACGTGAAGGTGGCCGCCTTCTGCTCCTCCGAGCCCGACGCGGGCTCCGACGTCTCTGCGATGCGCACCCGCGCCGTCTACGACGAGGCCAAGGACGAGTGGGTGCTCAACGGCACCAAGACCTGGGCGACCAACGGCGGCATCGCCAACGTCCACGTCGTCGTCGCGGTCGTCGACCCGGACCTCGGCCCCAAGGGACACGCCTCCTTCATCGTCCCGCCGCAGACCCCCGGCCTGTCCCAGGGCCAGAAGTTCAAGAAGCACGGCATCCGCGCCTCGCACACCGCCGAGGTCGTGCTGGAGGACGTACGCGTCCCCGGCCACTGCCTGCTCGGCGGCAAGGAGAAACTGGACGAGCGCCTGGCCCGGGCCCGCGAGCGCGCGAAGAACCCTGGCGGTGAACGCGTCAAGAACGCCGCCATGGCCACCTTCGAGGCGTCCCGCCCGGCCGTCGGAGCCCAGGCCGTCGGCATCGCCCGCGCCGCCTACGAGGTCGCCCTCGACTACGCGAAGGAACGCGTCCAGTTCGGCCGCCCGATCATCGACAACCAGGGCGTCGCCTTCCAGCTCGCCGACATGCGCACCCAGATCGACGCCGCCCGCCTCCTGGTCTGGCGCGCCTCCTGGATGGCCACCGCCGGCAAGCCGTTCACCTCGGCCGAGGGCTCCATGTCCAAGCTGTTCGCCGGCGAGACCGCCAAGAAGGTGACCGCCCAGGCCATGCAGATCCTCGGCGGCAACGGCTACACGCGGGAGTACCCCGTCGAGCGGATGCACCGCGACAGTTCCATCTACACCATCTTCGAAGGGACCAGCGAGATCCAGCGCCTGGTCATCGCCCGGACGGTGGCGGGGGTGCCGATCCGCTAG
- a CDS encoding TetR family transcriptional regulator: MENTQHDSRQQTTAVEQPAAGHGAAAGPPDTGRRQQTATERRRRELLEAADRVVLRDGPDASMNAIAAEAGITKPILYRHFGDKGGLYRALAVRHTDALLDGLRAALDSPVPRRDRVEATLDTYLAAIETRPQVYRFLMHPSDEAPGADKDTGFDVGRHSAPLLRRLGEELAQVIGERLDLGPGGEELARVWGHGIVGMMHAAGDWWLRERPCSRAQLVQHLADLLWGRLAAAGDRLGGPGF, encoded by the coding sequence ATGGAGAACACCCAGCACGACAGCAGGCAGCAGACCACCGCGGTGGAGCAGCCTGCCGCTGGGCACGGCGCCGCGGCGGGCCCGCCGGACACGGGACGGCGGCAGCAGACGGCCACCGAGCGGCGGCGCCGCGAACTGCTGGAGGCCGCGGACCGGGTGGTGCTGCGCGACGGCCCGGACGCCTCGATGAACGCCATCGCGGCGGAGGCCGGCATCACCAAGCCGATCCTCTACCGGCACTTCGGCGACAAGGGCGGGCTCTACCGGGCCCTGGCCGTACGGCACACCGACGCCCTGCTGGACGGGCTGCGGGCGGCGCTGGACTCCCCCGTACCGCGCCGGGACCGCGTCGAGGCGACGCTCGACACCTACCTGGCCGCGATCGAGACCCGCCCGCAGGTCTACCGGTTCCTGATGCACCCCTCCGACGAGGCGCCTGGCGCCGACAAGGACACCGGCTTCGACGTCGGCCGGCACTCCGCGCCGCTGCTGCGCCGGCTCGGCGAGGAACTGGCCCAGGTGATAGGCGAGCGCCTGGACCTGGGGCCGGGCGGCGAGGAGCTGGCCCGGGTGTGGGGCCACGGGATCGTCGGCATGATGCACGCGGCCGGCGACTGGTGGCTGCGCGAACGTCCCTGCTCGCGGGCGCAATTGGTGCAGCACCTGGCGGACCTGCTGTGGGGGCGGCTGGCGGCGGCCGGGGACCGGCTGGGCGGGCCCGGGTTCTGA
- a CDS encoding MurT ligase domain-containing protein — translation MAGNTEPLSPRAKLAVTAGKAAAAVSRAAGRGSGSVIGGKVALRLDPDLLARLARHLDVVLVSATNGKTTTTRLIAEALRASGPVVSNALGANMPAGITSALAGGSDARFGVIEVDEKYLAGVARDVTPKAIALLNLSRDQLDRAAETRMLAEHWREGLAGSKALIIANCDDPLIVWAASSSANVVWVAAGQEWKDDAWSCPSCGGVMQRPGDDWFCGECGFRRPTPSWALSGDHVLDPHGSAWPIRLQLPGRANKANATTSAAVAAAFGVPPQVALERMYSVQAVAGRYDVVSFMQRDLRLLLAKNPAGWLETFSLIDPPPTPVILSVNARGADGTDTSWLWDVDYTRLAGHPIFVIGDRKLDLAVRLEVAGLDFRVCDTVDEAVQAAPPGRIEVIANYTAFQDLRRRVGN, via the coding sequence ATGGCAGGCAACACGGAGCCGCTGTCGCCGCGGGCCAAGCTGGCCGTGACGGCGGGCAAGGCCGCGGCGGCGGTGTCGCGCGCGGCGGGCCGCGGCAGCGGATCGGTGATCGGCGGCAAGGTGGCGCTCCGGCTCGACCCGGACCTGCTGGCCCGGCTCGCCCGGCACCTGGACGTGGTGCTGGTGTCGGCGACCAACGGGAAGACGACCACGACGCGGCTGATCGCGGAGGCGCTGCGGGCCAGCGGCCCGGTCGTCTCGAACGCGCTCGGCGCCAACATGCCGGCGGGCATCACCTCCGCGCTGGCCGGCGGCTCCGACGCCCGCTTCGGCGTCATCGAGGTGGACGAGAAGTACCTGGCGGGCGTGGCGCGGGACGTGACGCCCAAGGCCATAGCGCTGCTGAACCTCTCGCGCGACCAGCTCGACCGGGCCGCGGAGACCCGGATGCTGGCCGAGCACTGGCGCGAGGGGCTGGCCGGCTCCAAGGCGCTGATCATCGCCAACTGCGACGACCCGCTGATCGTGTGGGCGGCCTCGTCGTCGGCGAACGTGGTGTGGGTCGCGGCGGGCCAGGAATGGAAGGACGACGCCTGGTCCTGCCCGTCCTGCGGCGGTGTGATGCAGCGCCCCGGCGACGACTGGTTCTGCGGCGAGTGCGGCTTCCGCCGCCCGACGCCGAGCTGGGCGCTCTCCGGCGACCACGTGCTCGACCCGCACGGCAGCGCCTGGCCGATCCGGCTCCAGTTGCCGGGCCGGGCGAACAAGGCCAACGCCACGACGTCGGCGGCGGTCGCCGCGGCGTTCGGCGTGCCGCCGCAGGTCGCCCTGGAGCGGATGTACTCCGTCCAGGCCGTCGCGGGCCGCTACGACGTGGTCTCGTTCATGCAGCGCGACCTGCGTCTGCTGCTGGCGAAGAACCCGGCGGGCTGGCTGGAGACGTTCTCGCTGATCGACCCGCCGCCGACCCCGGTGATCCTGTCGGTGAACGCGCGCGGCGCGGACGGTACGGACACCTCCTGGCTGTGGGACGTCGACTACACCCGGCTGGCCGGTCACCCGATCTTCGTGATCGGCGACCGCAAGCTGGACCTGGCGGTCCGCCTGGAGGTCGCGGGCCTGGACTTCCGGGTGTGTGACACGGTGGACGAGGCGGTGCAGGCGGCTCCTCCGGGCCGTATCGAGGTCATCGCCAACTACACCGCCTTCCAGGACCTCCGCCGGCGAGTGGGGAACTGA
- a CDS encoding 6-phosphofructokinase has product MRIGVLTSGGDCPGLNAVIRSVVHRATADHGDEVIGFRDGWKGLLECDYRKLDLDAVNGILARGGTILGSSRVQPAHLRDGVERARGHVAELGLDAIIPIGGEGTLKAARLLSDAGLPIVGVPKTIDNDIAATDVTFGFDTAVGVATEALDRLKTTAESHQRVLIVEVMGRHTGWIALHSGMAAGAHAIVVPERPFDVAELTRKVGERFEAGKKFAIVVVAEGAKPREGTMAFDAGGTDMYGHERFAGVARQLSLELERRLGKEARAVILGHVQRGGTPTAYDRVLATRFGRHAVEAAHRGAFGMMTALRGTDITLVPLAEAVETLKTVPGDRYAETECVL; this is encoded by the coding sequence ATGCGTATTGGTGTACTCACCTCCGGCGGCGACTGCCCCGGCCTGAACGCCGTCATCCGCTCCGTCGTCCACCGCGCCACCGCCGACCACGGCGACGAGGTGATCGGTTTCCGGGACGGCTGGAAGGGCCTGCTGGAGTGCGACTACCGCAAGCTGGACCTGGACGCCGTGAACGGCATCCTGGCGCGCGGCGGCACCATCCTGGGCTCTTCCCGGGTGCAGCCCGCGCACCTGCGGGACGGCGTGGAGCGGGCCCGCGGGCACGTCGCCGAGCTGGGGCTGGACGCGATCATCCCGATCGGCGGCGAGGGGACGCTGAAGGCGGCCCGGCTGCTGTCCGACGCCGGACTGCCGATCGTCGGCGTGCCCAAGACCATCGACAACGACATCGCCGCGACCGATGTGACCTTCGGCTTCGACACGGCGGTGGGCGTCGCCACCGAAGCCCTGGACCGCCTGAAGACCACCGCCGAGTCGCACCAGCGGGTGCTGATCGTCGAGGTCATGGGCCGGCACACGGGCTGGATCGCGCTGCACTCCGGGATGGCGGCGGGCGCGCACGCCATCGTCGTCCCGGAGCGTCCCTTCGACGTGGCGGAGCTGACCCGCAAGGTCGGTGAGCGTTTCGAGGCGGGCAAGAAGTTCGCGATCGTGGTGGTCGCCGAGGGCGCCAAGCCGCGCGAGGGGACGATGGCCTTCGACGCCGGCGGCACCGACATGTACGGGCACGAGCGGTTCGCCGGGGTCGCCCGGCAACTGTCGCTGGAGCTGGAGCGGCGGCTCGGCAAGGAGGCCCGCGCGGTGATCCTGGGCCATGTGCAGCGGGGCGGCACGCCGACCGCGTACGACCGGGTGCTGGCGACCCGCTTCGGCCGGCACGCGGTGGAGGCGGCGCACCGCGGCGCGTTCGGGATGATGACGGCGCTGCGCGGCACGGACATCACGCTGGTGCCGCTGGCCGAGGCGGTGGAGACACTGAAGACGGTGCCCGGGGACCGGTACGCCGAGACGGAGTGCGTCCTGTAG
- a CDS encoding type 1 glutamine amidotransferase, protein MSDNSLRLVWIYPDLLSTYGDQGNALVVERRARQRGLDVQRLDVRSDQQIPTSGDIYLIGGGEDRPQRLAAERLRRDGGLNRAVSNGAIVFSVCAGYQILGHEFINDLGEREQGLGLLDVVSTRGEGERCVGDVLADIDPQLNLPPLTGFENHQGVTHLGQTARPFARVRFGKGNGVGDGYEGAYNDTVFGTYMHGPVMARNPHIADLLIKLALDVNALPPADDRWYEALRQERIAAATQPA, encoded by the coding sequence ATGAGTGACAACAGCCTGCGGCTGGTCTGGATCTACCCGGACCTGCTGAGCACGTACGGGGACCAGGGCAACGCCCTGGTGGTGGAGCGCCGGGCCCGCCAGCGCGGCCTGGACGTCCAGCGCCTCGACGTCCGCTCCGACCAGCAGATCCCCACCTCCGGCGACATCTACCTGATCGGCGGCGGCGAGGACCGGCCACAGCGGCTGGCGGCCGAGCGGCTGCGCCGCGACGGCGGGCTGAACCGCGCGGTCTCCAACGGCGCGATCGTCTTCTCGGTGTGCGCCGGCTACCAGATCCTGGGCCACGAGTTCATCAACGACCTCGGGGAGCGGGAGCAGGGCCTGGGCCTGCTGGACGTGGTGAGCACCCGAGGCGAGGGCGAGCGGTGCGTCGGCGACGTGCTGGCCGACATCGACCCGCAGCTCAACCTGCCGCCGCTGACCGGCTTCGAGAACCACCAGGGCGTGACCCACCTGGGGCAGACGGCCCGCCCGTTCGCCCGGGTCCGCTTCGGCAAGGGCAACGGCGTCGGCGACGGCTACGAGGGCGCGTACAACGACACCGTCTTCGGTACGTACATGCACGGCCCGGTCATGGCGCGCAACCCGCACATCGCCGACCTGCTGATCAAGCTGGCGCTGGACGTCAACGCGCTGCCGCCGGCCGACGACCGCTGGTACGAGGCCCTGCGGCAGGAACGCATCGCCGCGGCCACGCAGCCCGCGTAA
- a CDS encoding GNAT family N-acetyltransferase, which translates to MRDSEQPTLPLPANAALRPWRPTDAPTLVAACQDPDIQQWNRPAQVSTEGARAKIASWQQRWQDEQAAIWAIVDGKDGGQDGAAVGLAGLADLDLRGGSAEFLYWLLPAGRGRGLAVSATVRISRWALEELGLHRLRLTHSVANPASCRVAARAGFPLEGTLRSALLHADGWHDEHLHARIAGDDWPADA; encoded by the coding sequence ATGCGCGACAGCGAGCAGCCGACCCTCCCCCTCCCCGCGAACGCCGCATTACGCCCCTGGCGCCCCACCGACGCCCCCACGCTGGTCGCCGCCTGCCAGGACCCGGACATCCAGCAGTGGAACCGGCCCGCACAGGTCTCTACGGAGGGCGCGCGGGCCAAGATCGCATCCTGGCAGCAGCGGTGGCAGGACGAGCAGGCCGCCATCTGGGCCATCGTGGACGGGAAAGACGGTGGGCAGGACGGTGCGGCGGTGGGATTGGCCGGACTCGCGGACCTGGATCTCAGAGGCGGCAGCGCGGAATTCCTCTACTGGCTGCTCCCCGCCGGACGCGGGCGCGGGCTCGCGGTGTCGGCGACCGTACGGATCAGCCGATGGGCCCTGGAGGAACTCGGTCTGCACCGGCTGCGGCTCACCCACTCCGTGGCCAACCCGGCGTCCTGCCGGGTGGCGGCCAGGGCAGGTTTCCCGCTGGAAGGCACCCTGCGCAGCGCGCTGCTGCACGCCGACGGCTGGCACGACGAGCACCTGCACGCCCGTATAGCGGGCGACGACTGGCCCGCAGACGCCTGA
- the gcl gene encoding glyoxylate carboligase, whose protein sequence is MPRMTAARAAVEILKREGVTNAFGVPGAAINPFYAALRAGGGIHHTLARHVEGASHMAEGYTRAHPGNIGVCIGTSGPAGTDMITGLYSATGDSIPILCITGQAPTAVIHKEDFQAVDIAAIAAPVTKAATTVLEAAQVPGVFQQAFHLMRSGRPGPVLIDLPIDVQLTEIEFDPETYEPLPVHRPKATRKQVEKALAMLNAAERPLLVAGGGIINADASDLLVEFAELTGVPVIPTLMGWGTLPDDHRLNAGMVGLQTSHRYGNATFLESDFVLGIGNRWANRHTGKLDVYTQGRTFVHVDIEPTQIGKIFAPDYGIASDAKAALELFVQVAKEQKAAGELPDRGAWAASAQQRKATLQRRTHFDNVPLKPQRVYEEMNRAFGPETRYVTTIGLSQIAGAQMLHVYKPRHWINCGQAGPLGWTIPAALGVATADPDGSVVALSGDYDFQFMLEELAVGAQHRIPYVHVLVNNSYLGLIRQAQRNFDMDYQVTLEFENINTPELGVYGVDHVKVAEGLGCKAIRVTEPDQLLPAFEEAKKLAAEHRVPVVVEAILERVTNIAMSGTDIGSVNEFEDLATEPGHAPTAVVPMR, encoded by the coding sequence ATGCCTCGAATGACCGCCGCCCGTGCGGCTGTGGAGATCCTCAAGCGCGAGGGCGTGACCAACGCGTTCGGTGTGCCGGGCGCGGCGATCAACCCGTTCTACGCGGCGCTGCGTGCCGGTGGCGGCATCCACCACACGCTCGCCCGCCACGTCGAGGGCGCCTCCCACATGGCCGAGGGCTACACCCGCGCCCACCCCGGCAACATCGGCGTCTGCATCGGTACGTCCGGACCCGCCGGCACCGACATGATCACCGGTCTGTACTCCGCGACCGGTGACTCGATCCCGATCCTGTGCATCACCGGCCAGGCACCGACCGCGGTGATCCACAAGGAGGACTTCCAGGCCGTCGACATCGCCGCGATCGCCGCCCCCGTCACCAAGGCCGCGACCACCGTCCTGGAGGCCGCCCAGGTCCCCGGCGTCTTCCAGCAGGCATTCCACCTGATGCGCTCCGGACGGCCGGGGCCGGTCCTGATCGACCTGCCGATCGACGTGCAGCTCACGGAGATCGAGTTCGACCCGGAGACGTACGAGCCGCTGCCGGTGCACCGGCCGAAGGCGACGCGCAAGCAGGTCGAGAAGGCCCTCGCCATGCTGAACGCCGCCGAGCGCCCGCTGCTCGTCGCGGGTGGCGGCATCATCAACGCCGACGCCTCGGACCTGCTCGTCGAGTTCGCCGAGCTGACCGGCGTGCCCGTGATCCCCACCCTGATGGGCTGGGGCACCCTCCCCGACGACCACCGCCTGAACGCCGGCATGGTGGGCCTCCAGACCTCGCACCGCTACGGCAACGCGACCTTCCTGGAGTCCGACTTCGTCCTCGGCATCGGCAACCGCTGGGCCAACCGGCACACCGGCAAGCTGGACGTCTACACCCAGGGCCGCACCTTCGTGCACGTCGACATCGAGCCCACCCAGATCGGCAAGATCTTCGCCCCGGACTACGGCATCGCCTCCGACGCCAAGGCGGCCCTGGAACTGTTCGTCCAGGTCGCCAAGGAGCAGAAGGCCGCGGGCGAGCTGCCCGACCGCGGCGCGTGGGCCGCCTCCGCCCAGCAGCGCAAGGCCACGCTCCAGCGCCGTACGCACTTCGACAACGTGCCGCTCAAGCCGCAGCGTGTGTACGAGGAGATGAACCGCGCCTTCGGGCCCGAGACCCGGTACGTCACCACCATCGGCCTCTCGCAGATCGCCGGCGCCCAGATGCTGCACGTCTACAAGCCGCGCCACTGGATCAACTGCGGCCAGGCCGGGCCGCTGGGCTGGACCATCCCGGCCGCGCTGGGCGTCGCCACCGCCGACCCCGACGGCAGCGTCGTCGCGCTGTCCGGCGACTACGACTTCCAGTTCATGCTGGAGGAGCTGGCGGTCGGCGCGCAGCACCGCATCCCGTACGTGCATGTGCTGGTGAACAACTCCTACCTGGGCCTGATCCGCCAGGCACAGCGCAACTTCGACATGGACTACCAGGTCACCCTGGAGTTCGAGAACATCAACACCCCCGAGCTCGGCGTGTACGGCGTGGACCACGTCAAGGTCGCCGAGGGGCTGGGCTGCAAGGCGATCCGTGTCACCGAACCGGACCAACTGCTGCCCGCCTTCGAGGAGGCCAAGAAGCTGGCCGCCGAGCACCGGGTCCCGGTGGTCGTCGAGGCGATCCTGGAGCGGGTCACCAACATCGCGATGAGCGGCACCGACATCGGTAGCGTCAACGAGTTCGAGGACCTGGCCACCGAGCCCGGCCATGCGCCGACCGCCGTCGTGCCGATGAGGTGA
- a CDS encoding type 1 glutamine amidotransferase, with amino-acid sequence MPPRTVLILQHVEAEKPGLILDALDGSGLHVDIRNLIDTPGASADDLPPLSDLAGLVVMGGPMNADATTEHPALKVERDLLADALRAGVPTLGVCLGAQLLARAQGLAVRPAAELGRGSEIGWSALDDVDRADPFVGPLADAPAVLHWHGDRIVPAPGTRVLARTGTTECQAFRAGPVAWGIQFHLEVTPGLLDEWLAEPSFTAEATAALGPDATARLRADALAAAPALRPLAERSLAYLRALFMERAGL; translated from the coding sequence ATGCCCCCGCGCACCGTCCTGATACTCCAGCACGTAGAGGCCGAGAAGCCCGGCCTGATCCTGGACGCCCTGGACGGCAGCGGCCTGCACGTCGACATCCGCAACCTGATCGACACGCCGGGCGCCTCGGCGGACGACCTGCCGCCGCTGTCCGACCTGGCCGGGCTGGTCGTCATGGGTGGCCCCATGAACGCCGACGCCACGACGGAGCACCCGGCGCTGAAGGTGGAGCGGGACCTGCTGGCCGACGCGCTGCGGGCCGGCGTCCCGACGCTGGGCGTGTGCCTCGGCGCCCAACTCCTCGCCCGCGCCCAGGGCCTGGCCGTACGGCCCGCCGCGGAACTCGGCCGGGGCAGCGAGATCGGCTGGTCCGCGCTGGACGACGTGGACCGCGCCGACCCGTTCGTCGGCCCGCTGGCCGACGCCCCGGCCGTACTCCACTGGCACGGTGACCGCATCGTGCCCGCTCCCGGCACCCGCGTCCTGGCCCGCACCGGCACCACGGAGTGCCAGGCGTTCCGCGCCGGTCCGGTCGCCTGGGGCATCCAGTTCCACCTGGAGGTCACGCCCGGCCTCCTGGACGAGTGGCTCGCCGAGCCCTCCTTCACCGCCGAGGCCACGGCCGCCCTCGGCCCCGACGCCACGGCCCGGCTGCGCGCCGACGCCCTGGCCGCGGCCCCAGCCCTGCGCCCCCTGGCCGAGCGGAGCCTGGCGTACCTGCGGGCCCTGTTCATGGAGCGCGCGGGACTCTGA
- a CDS encoding alpha/beta fold hydrolase, whose protein sequence is MRNAVVTPEGDRIRWAELPGAEPARVYLHGLGATSPAYFAETAAHPLLAGRRSLLLDLLGFGISDRPTGFPYTLEAHADAVAEALRAAGVSAADVVAHSMGGSVAIVLAARHPDLVARLVLVDANLDPIEPRRGAPGSGGIAALSEEEFLAGGWERIRDAAGAHWWSTMRLAGLEALHRSAVHLTRGSEPVMRELLTKLPMPRTFLLPAADGPLPGADALVAAGVRVMAVPDCGHNIMLDNPEAYVRAVAAALAPEAGAAPSA, encoded by the coding sequence GTGCGCAACGCCGTGGTGACGCCCGAGGGCGACCGTATCCGCTGGGCCGAACTGCCGGGCGCGGAACCGGCCCGCGTCTACCTGCACGGCCTCGGCGCCACCTCGCCCGCCTACTTCGCCGAGACCGCCGCGCACCCGCTCCTGGCCGGCCGCCGTTCGCTGCTCCTGGACCTGCTCGGCTTCGGCATCAGCGACCGGCCCACCGGCTTCCCGTACACCCTGGAGGCGCACGCCGACGCGGTCGCCGAGGCGCTGCGCGCCGCCGGTGTGAGCGCGGCGGACGTGGTCGCCCACAGCATGGGCGGCTCGGTCGCGATCGTGCTCGCCGCCCGGCACCCGGACCTGGTGGCGCGGCTCGTCCTCGTCGACGCCAACCTCGACCCGATCGAGCCGCGGCGCGGGGCGCCGGGCAGCGGTGGCATCGCCGCGCTCTCCGAGGAGGAGTTCCTCGCGGGCGGCTGGGAGCGGATACGGGACGCCGCGGGCGCGCACTGGTGGTCCACGATGCGGCTGGCCGGCCTGGAGGCGCTGCACCGCAGCGCGGTCCACCTCACCCGGGGCAGCGAGCCGGTCATGCGGGAGCTGCTGACGAAGCTGCCGATGCCGCGTACGTTCCTGCTGCCCGCGGCCGACGGCCCGCTGCCCGGCGCGGACGCGCTCGTGGCGGCCGGTGTACGAGTGATGGCGGTGCCGGACTGCGGGCACAACATCATGCTGGACAACCCGGAGGCGTACGTACGCGCGGTCGCGGCGGCCCTGGCGCCGGAGGCGGGCGCGGCGCCCAGCGCGTAG